The genomic stretch GCTAGGTACCCAGACGTCCATGGCAGCTTCTGCTAACCTGCCGCATAGGTGTTCGGTGCCTTCCTGGACAGCTCACTTCAAGGAGGGACATTGATCGTCCGCCCAAGAATCCAAACTCTTCCCAACTTTTGTCATCAAAGCTCTTGTTCATTCCCATTCACTCTCCAAACAACTCTCCAGTGCAGTCTCTATCTTACAGCACAGTCTCTATCTCGGTCACCCCAGACATTAATCAAAAATGGAGTCAAGAGCGCACCATCTCCATTACCTCCAGCGCTACGTGGATGTCGACCACTGGCGCCCatacatcaccaccagatACCCCGAGGAGATCCAATCCGGGGATGCCCGCGAATTTGAATACGAAATATTGGGTCAGGACGCCGGCCCACGACCCATCCCAGCCTTCCCCGTTGGCAACCTTGACGAGCTCGACATGCCCCGGAAACTCATCATTTTCTAGGTGAGAAACGGCTTCCGCATTCCGGCATGGATACCCGCTGCCAACCCCGAACTCCAACCCGGCGTCATCACCGACGACCACATCCGAATGGCCtgcatcatcctcatccagaTGGCGCCCGACCTGGCGAGGGAAATCCCCAGACGCTATCTCGAGATCCAGTCCATACTCGACAGGGGAATAGAaagcagcaggagaagggtCCTCACGGAGGAACGTGTCGCCGAGTATGCCCCGCAGGATTGGACCGCTTCCCCCGACGAGGGTGGGCTCAAGATGGAGGAAGAGCACTTGCCGGATGTGTACATGAGGATTCTGAGGACGTTTGAGGCTGCGGACGGCAAGGATGGGCCGTTTGGGTTGTTTGCGGATTTGTATCCCGGTGTTCGCGAGCATGACATTATTCCAGCTCCGAAGTGGCCTCGTTGTCTGGGACATTACATTTTTGACCGGGTGGCGCAGCGGAAGGTGACGGATCAGAGGCGTGACGCGTGGGCTGCCGGGAAGTTTGAGAAGAGTCGTGCTGCGATTGCTGCCGAGAAGGCTGCCACTGAGGCGGAGGCTGCcgcgcagcagcagcagctggagcagaagcagcagcaacagcagcaacagcagcaacagcagcaacagcaacagcaacagcaacagcaacagcaacagcagcagcagaaaccCCAGAGAAAGAGAGACAAAATTATTAGTATGATGCAATATGGCGCCCCGAAAGCACCTCTACCATGATTAGATGCCGAGTGAGAGGAGTTGTTTTACTCGGAAGCGATACATGTATCTTTCTTGTCACAGCGGAATGTTTAGGTGGGAGAGAATTTAGGATCGGGCTAGGGGAGAATGGAACATGTTTTGGTTGACGCTCTTTTTCTGATTTGAGTCTCTTGGGCTTGGTGTGTATGGATACCTTACCTACCATCTTGAAACCGCTCTGCTTATGAGGCATCTCGGAATACCTGTAGACTCTATAGAAACCTTTGTTTGAGCGCCGTTAGATCAGGCAACAGTCTTTaattttctctttctttttttttcagggctttttatgtttttttttttttttttttttttttttaaaaaaaaaaaagaggtgTCCGTTACCATTGTGTGAGAGTGCTGAGCAAAGGATTCAGATTCCGACGTCGAGAATTGGAACACATGCTTAGAAACATGCCCTGAGGGCAAGTCGGACTTGTCGGGCTGCTTCACACATGTTCAAAGGACTGGCTATATTAAACAGCAACACAAATAAAACCCAATAGGAGATGTATTGTCTGTACCAAATACAGTAAAGAGCAGTGATGATCTGACAGAgaaacccccttcccaccccaaaACTCCAATACTATTTcctgcttgttgctgctgtcgttGTAGAGTTAGATACAATCTTTCTTTGTTGGACCACCCTTTTTCTGCAAGATATGACAAGACACCAAGGGAAAGAGCGAGCAGACAAATcatatccatccatccatcaacaAACTAAAAAGCAGAAAAACTAAACATTCCCCCcctgcctacctacccaTGTGTTATTTCCCTTTCGTATATCCCAACCCATTCCATCCATTTCATACAAAAGCGAGAGAGATCGATCAGTCATGTCTTGACTCCAGGGCTTTTTAAACCCTCCCATAAACattcaccaccccatccccccaaatccccacAACGGACATGAAGAACCCCAGTCCCAAGACAGACACCTGGACAACCTGCTTCTTGagccacccctccaccttagccctcacctcctccccgttcgcctcctccccaacctccaacacctcatcctcctcgctctcttcctcttgctcTTCACCAAGGACCTCGTAGCTGGCTTCCATTCTCGCGCGGGCAGAGGTagagggcttcttcttcttttgctggGGGAAGGACTTCTTGCTGCCGGCAGTGGTGGCGGGGGAAGAAGGTCCGAGAGAGATGTAAGGAGCGACCAAATCCGTCACGACGAGCTGggagccgaggatgagggccGAGGTGTAGAGGAGGTAggggtggcggaggggtttgggggagagATAGTatgcgaggaggaaggcggttCCAGAGAGGCCGGAGAGGGATCGGAGTTGTTTGGTcgaggttgtggtgagggagtcAAAGGCGCGGAGGGctgtggtggcggaggggaggttgaggagggaggggatggtgagggttgtTAGGGTGTAGGAGAGGCCCTGGTCAGTGAGCGTCATGTTAGTTGCTGTTCAAGGTGAAGGCATCATGCGATGCCATGTGGAAAGCAACACATAccgtcaacaaccccaacgacACCGTCCCCACAAACTTGAGCGCCGAGACGCCCCTCGTTGCCATGATGTTACGAGTGTGTGCTTAATCTCTTGATCAATCCAGTCTCACTTTCTTATCAAAACGCGCGGATGGCCGTCGAAGGTTCGAAAGGTGTCACCAAGTTTGCCTGACGCAAAGTCGTGGTCGTAAGAAGCCAGTGTTGCCGAGCTCACGGTTAAAGCTTAAGGTCTTGCCTATTGCGTGGTTGGACTGCCCGCCCGCCCCGCCGAAaggaggggatgaggggcTGGATCTTCTTGGTCCAGCCCCGCTGCAACTCACAGCGGCCCGTTTCCACTTTTGCGTCATCGCTCGATCAGGTTAACAAGGGGGTAGCTGATAGAACACCCTAACCCTGATTCAAGATGGAAGACCACACATTCTGCAGATATCCACCCCCCGATGCAACTTGTTTCCCAATATCCGCCACCCCACCAACATCCACTATCGTGAAGGCGCGATGGCAGAGTGGTCTAATGCGTGAGACTCGAAATCTCATCTCTTCGGAGGCGTCGGTTCAAATCCGGCTCGCGTCGATAGGATAAATTTACTTTTACagtttgggttttttttttacactATTCACGGCCAACACAGCACAACGTTGTCAAGGGCGGATGCTTTATTTCCGGTTTGGCAGCTTCATGTTTGTCTTGCAAGCCAGCTATGATCAAATATCACAGCTTCACAAACCTCTCACACATGTACCCATTAACAGATATACTCACTGTGTTTTGACCGCAGCTGATAGTCTGATACAACTACTGCCACGCATCATTAATTCGCTTGTTCACTCCGCTACATGCCACTCCCGATCATCATAactttcctccccccttcatcctcctctcatctactccctcccatcaaacACACCCTCATCACCTTCCCACTCACTACCAGACCCCTAGTCAACATtcaacctccacaacccaTCCCCCAAAAAGTGCgcatcctccatcaccggccccttccccttctccttgatctccctcgtccccataaccagcacccccaccgccgccgcctcctcctttccctcaGCCATAACCACAACCggctcccccttctccaactccctactccacctcccctccccatcagcccCCTCATTCggcgccccctccccaagcgtctccctcccctccctcgcatCCGGCTCCGGCAACCTCCCGCCCGCAGAAGTCAACCCTGGCGCCATGAGCGTCGCGCCCGACAAGACAAACCGGATAGCACCGCGGTCTATCCTCACGGTGGGGAAGCACTGCGGGAACCGATGCACGAGCTTGAggtggggaaggaggacGTCGCTGTCGTGCTGGAAGAACAGGGGGTTTCCGTCGCAGACGTAGAGGGATACCCGGTCGGGGAGCTTCATCTGCTCGAGGGAGGACTTTTTGGGCATGATCTCTTCGatgaaggggttgaggagggggtagGTCTGCAGGAGCGAGGTCCGGAGGGAGCGCTGGATGGAGGATTTgagtttttgttttggggaaGCGGTGAGGCTTTACAACAGAGGGTTAGTTTCCTTATAGctggagggagaagggggccgTACTCTTTCTTGAAAGGCATCTTGtttgttgaggttgagagagCTGCGCGGCTCTCTTGCGGTGAActttgtggtggttggtttggatCAAGTGAGGGAAGTGGTATGGAGCTGATTTTGAAAATCTCGTCTTCTTATAGCTGCGACTTTGTCTCGTTGTTGTAGCGCAAAATATCTGATGATGCTACTCAAAATGCCAGGAGTTGCCTGTTGCTCGGAGGTTGCCCCGCGATGCGGAATTGAATGGAGGGGTAAATCAGAACAATAGCCCCACTTTCAACGTTCCTGGG from Podospora pseudopauciseta strain CBS 411.78 chromosome 3, whole genome shotgun sequence encodes the following:
- a CDS encoding hypothetical protein (EggNog:ENOG503P4XI), whose product is MATRGVSALKFVGTVSLGLLTGLSYTLTTLTIPSLLNLPSATTALRAFDSLTTTSTKQLRSLSGLSGTAFLLAYYLSPKPLRHPYLLYTSALILGSQLVVTDLVAPYISLGPSSPATTAGSKKSFPQQKKKKPSTSARARMEASYEVLGEEQEEESEEDEVLEVGEEANGEEVRAKVEGWLKKQVVQVSVLGLGFFMSVVGIWGDGVVNVYGRV
- the TMA20 gene encoding translation machinery-associated protein 20 (BUSCO:EOG09264RQY; EggNog:ENOG503P146; COG:J), whose amino-acid sequence is MPFKKDLTASPKQKLKSSIQRSLRTSLLQTYPLLNPFIEEIMPKKSSLEQMKLPDRVSLYVCDGNPLFFQHDSDVLLPHLKLVHRFPQCFPTVRIDRGAIRFVLSGATLMAPGLTSAGGRLPEPDAREGRETLGEGAPNEGADGEGRWSRELEKGEPVVVMAEGKEEAAAVGVLVMGTREIKEKGKGPVMEDAHFLGDGLWRLNVD